A single region of the Gephyromycinifex aptenodytis genome encodes:
- a CDS encoding ABC transporter substrate-binding protein, with amino-acid sequence MVTNRHPSCLTSRRRFILPVACAASATLLAACGAGTPTPGSTSAAPSAAGGEVDAKGCVTSYTEGKDYFPEKSTIEHAKNFTVSYHGNYQVLEVKQSYQEGPAEKYVLYRCGTPAPEATGELAGAQQIEIPVDSIFSGSTTHIPLLADLDRIDALTGVSSGAMVSNEDVRARLEDKKVVEYAPQQAIDTELVIGKKPDLLMTGGVDDPTYKVLRDSGVPVVANAEWLEATPLGRAEWIKYMAALTGDEAKAEKVFDQIETDYTKVVQAAKTSKPVSVLPGQMFEGTWNMPSGGSYVGALLKDANATYAWSGTTPTGSVPLKLEDVLTKARDADVWLMSAPVQTLGDIVKDDPRYAEFKAFKEGNVWSNNAKVNEAGGNDYWERGVTRPDLVLADLVTILHPDAVPGHELEFYRKVTK; translated from the coding sequence ATGGTTACCAATCGTCACCCTTCCTGCCTGACCTCCCGTCGCCGTTTCATTCTCCCGGTGGCGTGCGCCGCCTCCGCGACGCTGCTGGCAGCCTGCGGCGCAGGCACGCCTACGCCGGGTTCCACCTCTGCTGCGCCCAGCGCCGCAGGCGGTGAAGTAGACGCCAAGGGCTGCGTCACTTCCTACACCGAGGGCAAGGACTACTTCCCCGAGAAGTCGACGATCGAGCACGCCAAGAACTTCACCGTCTCCTACCACGGCAACTACCAGGTGCTCGAGGTCAAACAGAGCTACCAGGAAGGACCGGCGGAAAAGTACGTGCTTTACCGCTGCGGAACCCCCGCCCCGGAGGCCACCGGCGAACTCGCCGGAGCTCAGCAGATCGAGATCCCGGTGGACTCGATCTTCTCCGGATCCACCACCCACATTCCGTTGCTGGCCGACCTGGACCGCATCGATGCGCTCACCGGGGTCTCCTCCGGTGCGATGGTCAGCAACGAGGACGTCCGGGCCCGCCTCGAAGACAAGAAGGTCGTCGAGTACGCACCGCAGCAAGCCATCGACACCGAGCTCGTCATCGGCAAGAAGCCCGACCTGCTCATGACCGGCGGCGTGGATGACCCCACCTACAAGGTGCTGCGGGACAGCGGTGTGCCGGTTGTTGCCAATGCCGAATGGCTCGAGGCGACTCCGTTGGGACGGGCTGAGTGGATCAAGTACATGGCCGCCCTCACCGGGGATGAGGCCAAGGCAGAGAAGGTCTTCGACCAGATCGAGACCGACTACACCAAGGTCGTGCAGGCAGCCAAGACGAGCAAGCCGGTCTCGGTGCTGCCCGGGCAGATGTTCGAAGGCACCTGGAACATGCCCTCGGGGGGCTCCTACGTCGGGGCGCTGCTCAAGGACGCCAACGCCACCTACGCCTGGAGCGGAACGACACCGACGGGCAGCGTCCCGCTGAAGCTCGAGGACGTTTTGACCAAGGCCCGCGACGCCGATGTCTGGCTGATGAGCGCCCCGGTGCAGACCCTGGGCGACATCGTGAAGGACGACCCCCGGTACGCCGAGTTCAAGGCGTTCAAGGAAGGCAACGTGTGGTCCAACAACGCCAAGGTCAACGAGGCCGGCGGTAACGACTACTGGGAGCGCGGGGTCACCCGCCCAGACCTGGTGCTGGCTGACCTGGTCACAATCCTGCACCCGGATGCCGTGCCCGGACACGAGCTCGAGTTCTACCGCAAGGTCACTAAGTGA
- a CDS encoding metalloregulator ArsR/SmtB family transcription factor has translation MTSDNEKAYKALALVGKAFANAKRLELLAVLCQGERTVESLARELEAGVSTVSAHLQVLKLTSLVTTRQEGTRIYYRLAGPDVEQLYGQLRTVAKERSPAVEAAVKMAAGASGVEEISPGELLEQLNRGEVVLIDVRPREEYEAGHIPGARSVPLPELADGLGEHAGSTNLVAYCRGAYCVMATDAVQLLRSSGVGARRLRDGMIEWRLAGLPLASGSGNDAEPGDSAPQSEADSPSAPEDAQDPTTSTGCGKRLESKSRPLSTDR, from the coding sequence TTGACATCCGACAACGAGAAGGCGTATAAGGCGCTCGCACTGGTCGGTAAAGCGTTCGCCAACGCCAAACGACTGGAACTGTTGGCTGTGCTCTGCCAAGGGGAGCGGACAGTCGAGTCGTTGGCGCGCGAGTTGGAAGCTGGAGTCAGCACCGTCTCAGCACACCTGCAGGTGTTGAAGCTCACCAGCCTCGTCACCACGCGACAGGAGGGCACGCGGATCTACTACCGCCTCGCCGGGCCTGACGTCGAACAGCTCTACGGCCAGCTCCGCACGGTCGCCAAGGAACGATCGCCCGCGGTCGAGGCGGCAGTGAAGATGGCAGCCGGAGCCTCAGGAGTGGAAGAGATCAGCCCGGGGGAGCTCCTTGAGCAGCTGAATCGAGGTGAGGTGGTCCTCATCGACGTTCGCCCACGTGAGGAGTACGAGGCCGGGCACATTCCTGGTGCGCGTTCGGTGCCGCTGCCCGAGCTGGCCGACGGGTTGGGTGAACACGCCGGGTCGACGAACCTCGTGGCCTACTGTCGGGGCGCCTACTGCGTCATGGCCACAGATGCAGTGCAGCTCCTGCGCTCCAGCGGAGTTGGCGCCCGGCGCCTGCGCGACGGCATGATCGAGTGGCGACTGGCGGGGCTGCCGCTGGCCAGCGGCTCGGGGAATGATGCTGAACCCGGGGATTCGGCGCCTCAGTCGGAGGCAGATTCGCCGTCAGCGCCCGAGGACGCCCAGGATCCCACCACCTCGACGGGGTGTGGAAAGAGGCTGGAATCGAAGTCTCGGCCGCTCTCTACCGATAGGTAG
- a CDS encoding 4Fe-4S dicluster domain-containing protein, whose translation MARQNVTIHTTRPSDTKPTPEDPSWAMVIDLQKCVGCDSCTVACKAENRTPPGVSYNVVVEEETGTYPNVRRVNLPRPCMQCDVPPCVSVCPVNATYKNSDGVVVIDAERCIGCRYCITACPYGARSFDFGGTYSDEMQGYTDVQSPEYGVQRGKRGSYTPPVGTVRKCTFCTHRTARGEEPACCETCIGDARYFGDLNDPNSVVSQLAASPRAFRLREELGTEPRVWYLR comes from the coding sequence ATGGCCAGACAGAACGTCACGATCCACACCACCCGCCCGAGCGATACCAAGCCCACTCCAGAGGATCCCTCCTGGGCGATGGTCATCGATCTGCAGAAATGCGTCGGATGCGACTCCTGCACCGTGGCATGCAAGGCGGAGAACCGCACACCGCCTGGTGTGAGCTACAACGTGGTCGTCGAAGAAGAGACCGGGACCTACCCCAACGTTCGTCGGGTGAACCTGCCCCGTCCCTGTATGCAATGTGACGTGCCGCCGTGCGTAAGCGTGTGCCCCGTCAACGCCACTTACAAGAACAGCGACGGCGTGGTCGTCATCGACGCCGAGCGCTGCATCGGATGTCGCTACTGCATCACCGCCTGCCCTTACGGTGCCCGCTCCTTCGACTTCGGTGGCACGTACTCCGATGAGATGCAGGGCTACACCGACGTGCAGTCCCCTGAGTACGGCGTGCAACGCGGAAAGCGCGGCTCCTACACCCCGCCGGTGGGCACCGTACGCAAGTGCACCTTCTGCACCCACCGCACGGCCCGCGGCGAAGAGCCGGCCTGCTGCGAGACGTGCATCGGCGATGCCCGCTACTTCGGTGACCTCAACGATCCGAACAGCGTGGTGTCCCAGCTCGCCGCCAGCCCCCGAGCGTTCAGGCTGCGAGAAGAGCTCGGCACCGAACCCCGCGTCTGGTACCTGCGCTGA
- the nrfD gene encoding NrfD/PsrC family molybdoenzyme membrane anchor subunit: MSTASRARGIPTTSPQRSHWWSRDPNTAPFLNPRARTIWYAVLMLALAVGSWGLYNRVFGGLATTDLTSTMPWGAWVAFYIYFVGLSAGAFLVSSLIYVFGMHQFERIGRAALLSAIVSMGVALCFIGADLGRMERAPITLLFFHWTSPLSWEVRFYTLYIALLIAELVVAIRLQKRLVRSVEAAHRTMRILGTIGVPLAIFGVHGGTGTIFAVVKARAMWAGGLFPVIFVISAMVSGTALLMAVHYWQARGAGRVPDRALIRNLSTVLLAAIFIDLGLTFYEFIVPLLAFEHHDQSIIMLQAFGPYAWTFWIVQMFMGLLLPAAIILSPLKKRTGALVAAAMICVIGIIGVRFNIVVPPLIPPVIEGYPTGDYFPTITEWLLSVFFIAGGALVYSLVSEWQPIHEPDPDDHAAIAADAGMPDAELRTEQETI; this comes from the coding sequence ATGAGCACTGCATCCCGCGCACGCGGCATCCCCACCACATCCCCGCAGCGATCGCACTGGTGGTCGCGCGATCCCAACACCGCACCTTTTCTGAACCCGCGGGCCCGCACGATCTGGTACGCCGTCCTGATGCTCGCCCTGGCGGTCGGGTCCTGGGGTCTGTACAACCGGGTCTTCGGCGGCCTGGCCACCACCGACCTCACCTCCACGATGCCGTGGGGCGCATGGGTGGCGTTCTACATCTACTTCGTCGGCCTGTCGGCCGGCGCCTTCCTCGTGTCCTCCCTCATCTACGTCTTCGGGATGCACCAGTTCGAGCGGATCGGCCGGGCTGCCCTGCTGTCGGCCATCGTCTCGATGGGGGTGGCGTTGTGCTTCATCGGCGCCGACCTCGGCCGGATGGAGCGCGCCCCGATCACGCTGCTCTTCTTCCACTGGACGAGCCCGCTGAGCTGGGAGGTGCGTTTTTACACCCTCTATATCGCGTTGCTCATCGCAGAACTCGTGGTGGCGATCCGGCTTCAGAAGCGGCTCGTGCGATCGGTCGAGGCCGCACATCGCACCATGCGCATCCTGGGCACGATCGGTGTCCCCCTGGCGATCTTCGGTGTGCACGGCGGAACCGGGACCATTTTCGCCGTGGTCAAGGCCCGAGCCATGTGGGCTGGCGGGCTGTTCCCGGTCATCTTCGTCATCTCGGCGATGGTCTCCGGCACCGCACTGCTGATGGCCGTGCACTACTGGCAGGCGCGCGGCGCCGGGCGGGTTCCTGATCGGGCCCTGATCCGTAACCTCTCGACGGTGCTGCTGGCAGCGATCTTCATCGACCTCGGTCTGACGTTCTACGAATTCATCGTTCCGCTGCTGGCCTTCGAGCACCACGACCAGAGCATCATCATGTTGCAGGCCTTCGGCCCCTACGCCTGGACGTTCTGGATCGTGCAGATGTTCATGGGTTTGCTCCTGCCCGCCGCGATCATCCTGTCGCCACTGAAGAAACGCACTGGCGCCCTGGTCGCCGCTGCGATGATCTGCGTCATCGGGATCATCGGTGTTCGCTTCAACATCGTCGTGCCGCCCCTGATCCCACCGGTGATCGAGGGATACCCCACGGGCGACTACTTCCCCACCATCACCGAGTGGCTGCTGTCGGTCTTCTTCATCGCGGGCGGGGCGCTGGTCTACAGCCTCGTCTCGGAGTGGCAGCCGATCCATGAGCCAGACCCTGATGACCACGCCGCTATCGCTGCCGACGCCGGAATGCCGGACGCGGAACTGCGCACTGAGCAGGAGACGATCTGA
- a CDS encoding molybdopterin-dependent oxidoreductase — translation MNEHLEPSESDERPEENATHGPSRRKVLGGTAAVAGVGAVGLMFRDGFGAPFTQPTAHGTGMDDDVYDATDVINTMCMQCNSYCTIKVRLTDPGESGASSLIRKISGNPYSPLTSQPAPCVPYDTPLAAAVTGIGTMTREARSRAGGIACLKGQAGIQTAHDARRITAPLKRVGERGSGKWKTISWEQALKEVLEGDATLGTTGLKSWWAFAPEKPVMADWDKVKDGSMTAAAFEAKWGAKLMDPKRPELGPRSNGLAILGGDRMYLIGARFGLKSFGSINQFNHGGTCGVTSVVANARSHPDTGHKRMYADIDYCDYLIVWGTEPLTAQKGPTWLAPRIGAARERGMKMVVIDPRMSKTGEKADVWVPVKPGHDAELAFAIGREIIDNKRYDEKYLRAPGKAAAKTIGEPTWTDATHLVKVDDPKRAKLSMIDLGLAQPAPPDEDGKVPDGEPVVLVAGAPVGANSAAAADLDAEAELETPSGPVKVATVFNLLKKRLSERTVEEYCEAAGVDVPIAQRIAEEFTSHGKRAAVMSYRGPAMHTNGFDAIRAIGYLNFLIGNHDWKGGHITAQQKFTPLEGRYDLEKVPGANKAWGIPITREKTAYEKTSFFAKDGYPAKRRWYPFPGNLCHEVIPSAEAGYPYSLDALFIHRHSPLNSSPGAHRQAATLKKMDKIKLLVSFDTNVGDTSAYADYVLPDLTYLERFTQESIYPSQQYKVTQLGQPTTRAFDGPRPVEWFYLELAKALKLPGVGAGAFGPGTRFDTVEDYWLKMAANVAYSGKKPVPDASAEEQQIFTAARTKALGRHFDEKLWKAAVTPVEWPKVVYVLNRGGRFEGARDNRVDGYEGEWLKARYEGLCQFYDAKVAAAKDPMTGKPFDGLPVLRPPTRADGTPVPTDGFPLQFVNWKARQHGTHRTVQNAWLREVRPSNYVTISGKDAQERGISSGDRVKLRSPSGEAEGIAHVTQAIRPGVIGADATLGHRGSGASVIEIDGKRIEPVDGYGHNDSARIVTPMHEEMGYAGPRNAGLAVNALLVDDTLVGGGGMCDPIGGGAAQLDTWVEIERV, via the coding sequence ATGAACGAACACCTCGAGCCCAGCGAGAGCGACGAACGCCCCGAGGAGAACGCAACGCACGGTCCCAGCCGCCGCAAGGTGCTGGGCGGCACCGCGGCGGTCGCCGGGGTCGGCGCGGTGGGGCTGATGTTCCGGGACGGATTCGGCGCTCCCTTCACGCAACCGACCGCGCACGGCACCGGTATGGATGACGACGTCTACGACGCAACCGACGTCATCAACACCATGTGCATGCAGTGCAACAGCTACTGCACGATCAAGGTTCGGCTCACCGACCCGGGCGAATCCGGGGCCAGCTCGTTGATTCGCAAGATCTCGGGCAACCCCTACAGCCCGTTGACCAGCCAACCCGCGCCGTGCGTGCCGTACGACACCCCGCTGGCTGCGGCCGTCACCGGAATCGGGACGATGACCCGCGAGGCGCGTTCGCGCGCCGGCGGAATCGCCTGCCTGAAAGGCCAGGCCGGGATCCAGACCGCGCACGACGCCCGTCGCATCACCGCCCCGCTGAAGCGGGTCGGCGAACGCGGCAGCGGCAAGTGGAAGACGATCAGCTGGGAACAGGCCCTCAAAGAGGTACTCGAAGGTGATGCCACGCTGGGCACCACCGGGTTGAAGTCATGGTGGGCGTTCGCCCCCGAAAAGCCGGTGATGGCGGACTGGGACAAGGTCAAAGACGGTTCGATGACGGCAGCGGCCTTCGAGGCCAAGTGGGGCGCCAAGCTCATGGACCCCAAACGCCCCGAGCTGGGGCCGCGTTCAAACGGCCTGGCTATCCTCGGCGGCGACCGGATGTACCTCATCGGTGCGCGGTTCGGACTTAAATCCTTCGGCTCGATCAACCAGTTCAACCACGGTGGCACCTGCGGTGTCACCAGCGTGGTGGCCAACGCCCGCTCGCACCCGGACACCGGTCACAAGCGGATGTACGCCGACATCGACTATTGCGACTACCTCATCGTGTGGGGCACTGAGCCGCTCACCGCCCAGAAGGGCCCAACCTGGCTGGCTCCGCGCATCGGAGCTGCCCGCGAGCGCGGCATGAAGATGGTCGTCATCGACCCCCGGATGAGTAAGACCGGTGAGAAGGCAGACGTGTGGGTGCCGGTCAAGCCGGGCCACGACGCAGAGCTGGCGTTCGCGATCGGTCGCGAAATCATCGATAACAAACGCTACGACGAGAAGTATCTGCGAGCTCCGGGTAAGGCCGCCGCGAAAACGATCGGCGAACCGACCTGGACCGATGCCACCCACCTGGTCAAAGTCGATGACCCCAAACGGGCCAAACTGTCCATGATCGACCTCGGTCTGGCCCAGCCGGCACCGCCGGATGAGGACGGAAAGGTCCCTGACGGCGAACCCGTCGTGCTCGTGGCCGGAGCGCCGGTCGGCGCTAACTCTGCAGCCGCTGCCGACCTCGATGCCGAAGCCGAGCTCGAGACGCCCTCCGGCCCGGTCAAGGTCGCAACGGTGTTCAACCTGCTCAAGAAGCGGTTGTCGGAGCGCACGGTCGAGGAGTATTGCGAAGCTGCCGGCGTCGATGTCCCGATCGCTCAACGGATCGCTGAGGAGTTCACCTCCCACGGCAAGCGCGCCGCTGTGATGAGCTACCGCGGACCCGCGATGCACACCAACGGTTTCGACGCGATCCGGGCGATCGGCTACCTGAACTTCCTCATCGGTAACCACGACTGGAAGGGCGGTCACATCACCGCCCAGCAGAAGTTCACCCCCCTGGAGGGCCGCTACGACCTGGAGAAGGTTCCCGGCGCGAACAAGGCGTGGGGAATTCCGATCACGCGGGAGAAGACGGCCTACGAGAAGACCTCGTTCTTCGCCAAGGACGGCTACCCGGCCAAGCGCCGCTGGTACCCCTTCCCCGGCAACCTGTGCCATGAGGTCATCCCCAGCGCTGAGGCCGGCTACCCGTACAGCCTCGATGCGTTGTTCATCCACCGGCACAGTCCGTTGAACTCCTCCCCCGGAGCGCACCGGCAGGCGGCCACCTTGAAGAAGATGGACAAGATCAAACTGCTGGTCAGCTTCGACACCAATGTCGGAGACACCTCGGCCTACGCCGATTACGTCCTGCCCGACCTGACCTACCTCGAGCGGTTCACCCAGGAGTCGATCTACCCGAGTCAGCAGTACAAGGTCACCCAGCTCGGGCAACCGACGACGCGGGCCTTCGACGGGCCACGCCCCGTCGAGTGGTTCTACCTGGAGTTGGCCAAGGCGTTGAAGCTGCCGGGAGTGGGCGCAGGCGCGTTCGGCCCGGGGACCCGATTCGACACCGTCGAGGACTACTGGCTGAAGATGGCGGCGAACGTCGCCTACTCGGGCAAGAAGCCGGTTCCGGATGCCTCAGCCGAGGAACAGCAGATCTTCACGGCGGCCCGCACCAAGGCGCTCGGACGCCACTTCGACGAGAAGCTGTGGAAGGCGGCCGTCACCCCGGTCGAATGGCCCAAGGTCGTTTATGTGCTCAACCGTGGTGGACGATTCGAAGGCGCCAGGGACAACCGCGTCGACGGCTACGAAGGTGAATGGCTCAAGGCTCGCTACGAGGGTCTATGCCAGTTCTACGACGCGAAGGTAGCGGCGGCCAAGGACCCGATGACCGGTAAGCCCTTCGACGGATTGCCGGTGCTGCGCCCCCCGACACGCGCCGACGGCACCCCGGTCCCCACCGATGGGTTCCCGCTGCAATTCGTGAACTGGAAGGCGCGCCAGCACGGCACGCACCGCACCGTGCAGAACGCCTGGCTGCGGGAGGTTCGCCCGAGCAACTACGTGACGATCTCGGGCAAGGACGCCCAAGAGCGCGGAATCAGCTCCGGTGACCGGGTCAAGCTGCGCTCCCCCAGCGGTGAGGCCGAAGGTATCGCCCACGTCACCCAGGCGATCCGTCCCGGAGTCATCGGCGCGGACGCCACCTTGGGCCATCGCGGTTCCGGGGCTTCGGTGATCGAGATCGACGGTAAGCGGATCGAGCCGGTCGACGGCTACGGGCATAACGACTCGGCGCGCATCGTCACCCCGATGCATGAAGAGATGGGTTACGCCGGGCCGCGCAACGCCGGGCTCGCGGTCAACGCACTCCTGGTAGACGACACGCTCGTGGGCGGTGGCGGCATGTGTGATCCGATCGGTGGCGGGGCTGCCCAGTTGGATACCTGGGTCGAGATCGAGCGAGTCTGA
- a CDS encoding 4Fe-4S binding protein: MSAWFAVEREGGSVDRRALLGLRSADPQGPHSHPRPGILDGCTGCGTCVAVCPSGALAAAQLPTTVVLSVDPLACTGCGECVERCPEKILAPAATLPGCDDPVRLARIRIERCNRCRVHLHPGETGMCTSCSSRRSLMDDLWTQLG, from the coding sequence TTGAGCGCCTGGTTCGCTGTCGAACGCGAGGGTGGCTCGGTGGATCGACGGGCCTTGCTGGGTCTGCGAAGCGCAGACCCGCAAGGCCCGCACTCCCATCCGCGTCCCGGCATCCTTGACGGCTGCACTGGCTGCGGCACCTGCGTAGCGGTCTGCCCCAGCGGGGCGTTGGCCGCTGCGCAACTGCCAACGACCGTCGTACTGAGCGTCGACCCGCTGGCCTGTACCGGCTGCGGTGAATGCGTTGAGCGCTGCCCGGAGAAGATACTCGCCCCGGCTGCCACGCTACCGGGCTGCGATGACCCGGTGCGGCTGGCCAGAATCCGCATCGAGCGCTGCAACCGCTGCCGGGTTCACCTTCACCCGGGTGAGACCGGCATGTGCACCTCGTGCAGCTCTCGGCGCAGCCTCATGGATGACCTCTGGACGCAGCTGGGCTGA
- a CDS encoding FadR/GntR family transcriptional regulator: protein MNSEQGSDDTSAQWRPIPRTRAHELVIDRIEEQIASGAIGLGDRLPGERDLAAKLGVSRAAVREAMRALEAIGVVRAGVGVGKDSGTVLSSLSSEALGQLLRIHILLANFPMADVIEARVMLERWSVRLAAAHMSDEDQQRLRDLVQQMERDDLGREEFNDLDTQFHLNLAEAGHNRIVADLTCAIRSSMHAPILEAFYENSDWPAVRHVLQAGHREVLEAVCAGDGSVAADQIEAHIRQAFACLSWKQLG from the coding sequence GTGAACAGCGAGCAGGGCAGCGACGACACCAGCGCGCAGTGGCGCCCGATTCCGCGTACTCGGGCCCATGAACTCGTCATCGATCGCATCGAGGAGCAGATCGCTTCGGGGGCGATCGGGCTCGGTGACCGGTTGCCGGGCGAGCGGGACCTTGCCGCCAAACTCGGGGTCAGTCGCGCCGCCGTTCGCGAAGCGATGCGGGCTCTCGAAGCGATCGGTGTGGTGCGGGCAGGTGTCGGGGTAGGTAAGGACAGCGGCACGGTGCTGTCATCGCTGTCCAGCGAGGCACTCGGGCAGCTGCTGCGGATCCACATCCTGCTGGCGAACTTTCCGATGGCGGACGTCATTGAGGCGCGCGTGATGCTCGAACGGTGGAGCGTGCGATTGGCCGCCGCGCATATGAGTGACGAGGACCAGCAGCGCCTGCGCGACCTGGTACAGCAGATGGAACGCGACGACCTTGGTCGGGAGGAGTTCAACGACCTTGATACGCAATTCCACCTGAACCTGGCCGAAGCTGGGCACAATCGCATCGTCGCCGACTTGACCTGCGCCATCCGTAGCTCGATGCACGCCCCGATTCTGGAGGCGTTCTATGAGAACTCGGACTGGCCGGCAGTGCGGCACGTTTTGCAGGCCGGACACCGTGAGGTCCTGGAGGCGGTGTGTGCCGGCGACGGCTCCGTGGCTGCCGATCAGATCGAGGCGCACATCCGGCAGGCCTTCGCCTGCTTGTCCTGGAAGCAGCTCGGTTGA
- a CDS encoding L-lactate permease produces MHALQAFTPNPNPLAQQWLSALVAMVPILVMLITLGGLRWKAHYAGLLSWAVALVIAVAVFSMPVGMALSTSAHGFVYGIFPIVWILLCAIWMYQVTVVSGRFDDLRTTFFLISDDPRVLGLLIAFCFGGLLEALAGFGAPVAIATVMLIAIGFSKLRAAITALLANTVPVAFGAVGLPVLMAAQTAGLPVSEVAPITGRICALLCLIVPFLLLAVIDGKKGIVECWPIGLFVGAIFGAVKWVVASTAVYNLTEIFAAVITVGAAIVFMCFWSPKGSQEAVPRVGRPIDPSIEAPFVATEKTDTSDLNARTIAMALVPYILVIAVFSVAAIPAVKSALVATDVTFAWPGLESLLTPAGEHSSHATFTFGWLSTPGTLLAIVALLVGLIYKVPMRTVLGELWINAKKLKFTMVTIGSVVALAFVMGDSGQTLGLGLWIAGAGAFYPFFAPVLGWIGTYVTGSDTSANLLFSSLQASVGDQIGHKALLVGSGAAGGVVGKMISPQSLAIAASAIGIAGSESTILRAVFKWSVLLLVFMCLISGLMSTPVLGWLLP; encoded by the coding sequence ATGCACGCACTCCAAGCATTCACCCCGAACCCGAATCCGCTAGCGCAGCAATGGCTCTCGGCCCTAGTGGCGATGGTGCCGATCCTGGTCATGCTCATCACACTGGGCGGCCTGCGCTGGAAGGCCCACTACGCCGGCCTGCTCTCGTGGGCAGTAGCCCTCGTCATCGCCGTAGCCGTGTTCTCGATGCCGGTCGGAATGGCCCTGAGCACCAGCGCTCATGGATTCGTGTACGGCATCTTCCCCATTGTTTGGATCCTGTTGTGCGCGATCTGGATGTACCAGGTCACGGTCGTCAGTGGCCGCTTCGACGATCTGCGCACCACGTTCTTCCTCATCAGCGACGATCCCCGGGTTCTCGGCCTGCTCATCGCCTTCTGCTTCGGTGGCTTGCTGGAAGCTCTGGCCGGCTTCGGCGCACCGGTGGCCATCGCCACCGTCATGCTCATCGCGATCGGCTTCTCGAAATTGCGTGCCGCGATCACCGCGCTGCTCGCAAACACCGTGCCGGTCGCCTTCGGCGCCGTCGGCCTGCCGGTTCTCATGGCAGCCCAGACCGCAGGGCTGCCCGTCTCTGAAGTAGCACCGATCACCGGGCGCATCTGTGCCCTGCTGTGCCTGATCGTCCCGTTCCTGCTTCTCGCCGTGATCGACGGCAAGAAGGGCATCGTGGAGTGTTGGCCCATCGGGTTGTTCGTCGGCGCGATCTTCGGCGCCGTCAAGTGGGTCGTCGCCAGCACTGCGGTCTACAACCTCACCGAGATCTTCGCCGCCGTCATCACAGTCGGCGCCGCCATCGTGTTCATGTGTTTCTGGAGCCCGAAGGGTTCCCAGGAGGCGGTACCGCGGGTAGGTCGCCCTATCGACCCCAGCATCGAGGCGCCATTCGTGGCAACGGAGAAGACCGACACCTCCGACCTGAACGCGCGCACCATCGCCATGGCGCTCGTGCCCTACATCCTGGTCATCGCCGTGTTCTCGGTGGCGGCCATCCCCGCCGTGAAGTCCGCCCTCGTCGCCACCGACGTCACATTCGCCTGGCCCGGCCTGGAAAGCCTGCTCACCCCTGCCGGCGAGCACTCCTCGCACGCGACCTTCACCTTCGGGTGGCTGAGCACGCCGGGCACCCTGTTGGCGATCGTCGCCCTGCTCGTCGGGCTCATCTACAAGGTGCCGATGCGGACCGTCTTGGGTGAGTTGTGGATCAACGCCAAGAAACTCAAGTTCACGATGGTCACGATCGGTTCCGTCGTGGCGTTGGCTTTCGTCATGGGCGATTCCGGCCAGACCCTGGGCCTGGGCCTGTGGATTGCCGGCGCAGGGGCGTTCTACCCCTTCTTCGCCCCTGTCCTGGGTTGGATCGGCACCTATGTCACCGGTTCGGACACCTCGGCCAACCTGTTGTTCTCCTCGCTGCAGGCAAGCGTCGGCGATCAGATCGGCCACAAGGCCCTGCTGGTGGGCTCCGGCGCCGCCGGCGGCGTGGTCGGAAAGATGATCTCCCCGCAGTCGTTGGCTATCGCCGCGTCAGCCATCGGCATCGCCGGATCGGAGTCGACGATTCTGCGGGCGGTCTTCAAATGGAGCGTGCTGTTGCTGGTGTTCATGTGCCTCATCAGCGGGCTCATGTCCACACCGGTACTGGGGTGGTTGCTGCCCTGA